A genomic region of Homo sapiens chromosome 17 genomic patch of type NOVEL, GRCh38.p14 PATCHES HSCHR17_13_CTG4 contains the following coding sequences:
- the KRTAP4-5 gene encoding keratin-associated protein 4-5 encodes MVSSCCGSVSSEQSCGLENCCRPSCCQTTCCRTTCCRPSCCKPQCCQSVCYQPTCCHPSCCISSCCRPYCCESSCCRPCCCQTTCCRTTCCRTTCCCPSCCVSSCCRPQCCQSVCCQPTCCRPSCCISSCCHPSCCESSCCRPCCCVRPVCGRVSCHTTCYRPTCVISTCPRPLCCASSCC; translated from the coding sequence ATGGTCAGCTCCTGTTGTGGCTCTGTCAGCTCTGAGCAGAGCTGTGGCCTGGAGAACTGCTGCCGCCCCAGCTGCTGCCAGACCACCTGCTGCAGGACCACCTGCTGCCGCCCCAGCTGCTGCAAGCCCCAGTGCTGCCAGTCTGTGTGCTACCAGCCCACCTGCTGCCACCCTAGCTGCTGCATCTCCAGCTGCTGCCGCCCCTATTGCTGTGAATCCAGCTGCTGCCGCCCCTGCTGCTGCCAGACCACCTGCTGCAGGACCACCTGCTGCAGGACCACCTGCTGCTGCCCCAGCTGCTGTGTGTCCAGCTGCTGCAGACCCCAGTGCTGCCAGTCTGTGTGCTGCCAGCCCACTTGCTGCCGTCCCAGCTGCTGCATCTCCAGCTGCTGCCACCCCTCTTGCTGTGAATCCAGCTGCTGCCGCCCCTGCTGCTGCGTGCGTCCAGTCTGTGGCCGAGTCTCCTGCCACACCACTTGCTATCGCCCAACCTGTGTCATCTCCACCTGCCCCCGCCCCTTGTGCTGTGCCTCCTCTTGCTGCTAA
- the KRTAP4-6 gene encoding keratin-associated protein 4-6 — protein sequence MVSSCCGSVCSDQGCGLETCCRPSCCQTTCCRTTCCRPSCCVSSCCRPQCCQSVCCQPTCCRPSCCPSCCQTTCCRTTCCRPSCCVSSCCRPQCCQSVCCQPTCCRPSCSISSCCRPSCCVSRCCRSQCCQSVCCQPTCCRPSCCISSCCRPSCCESSCCRPCCCRPCCCLRPVCGRVSCHTTCYRPTCVISTCPRPLCCASSCC from the coding sequence ATGGTCAGCTCCTGTTGTGGTTCCGTCTGCTCTGACCAGGGCTGTGGCCTGGAGACCTGCTGCCGCCCCAGCTGCTGTCAGACCACCTGCTGCAGGACCACCTGCTGCCGCCCCAGCTGCTGTGTGTCCAGCTGCTGCAGACCCCAGTGCTGCCAGTCTGTGTGCTGCCAGCCCACCTGCTGCCGTCCCAGCTGCTGTCCCAGCTGCTGTCAGACCACCTGCTGCAGGACCACCTGCTGCCGCCCTAGCTGCTGTGTATCCAGCTGCTGCAGACCCCAGTGCTGCCAGTCTGTGTGCTGCCAGCCCACTTGCTGCCGTCCCAGCTGCAGCATCTCCAGCTGCTGTCGCCCCAGCTGCTGTGTGTCCAGGTGCTGCAGGTCCCAGTGCTGCCAGTCTGTGTGCTGCCAGCCAACCTGCTGCCGTCCCAGCTGCTGCATCTCCAGCTGCTGCCGCCCCTCTTGCTGTGAATCCAGCTGCTGCCGCCCGTGCTGCTGCCGCCCCTGCTGCTGCCTGCGTCCAGTCTGTGGCCGAGTCTCCTGCCACACCACTTGCTATCGCCCAACCTGTGTCATTTCCACCTGCCCCCGTCCCTTGTGCTGTGCCTCCTCTTGCTGCTGA